In Deferribacterota bacterium, a genomic segment contains:
- the purM gene encoding phosphoribosylformylglycinamidine cyclo-ligase yields MKRYKSAGVDIDKGNKFVSLIKTLIEQTYDNNVIANYGGFSGLYDLSFVKKYKNPVLASTTDGVGSKLLIAIDADDLTTIGIDLVAMNVNDLLVIGAQPLIFLDYIATHSLNIKQTKEIIKGISKACISTNVSLVGGETAEMPSLYSKGNFDLAGFCAGIVERDEIFDNRNIDKDNIIIGLPSAGYHSNGFTLLREVYFNENKFKLNQQIGNNKTLKDILLEPTKIYTNEFRIIKESNIKPKGCAHITGGGLYDNIKRILPENIDAEIDINSWNPPFCFDFFMKNTDISKKEMYRVFNMGIGMVMIFGKDKTDKVKEVFIKNNIDYHTIGFTKEGCGNVIIKGL; encoded by the coding sequence ATGAAACGATATAAATCTGCAGGTGTAGACATAGACAAAGGTAATAAATTTGTTAGTCTAATAAAAACATTAATAGAACAAACTTATGATAATAACGTTATTGCTAACTATGGTGGATTTTCCGGTCTATATGACCTTTCATTTGTTAAAAAATATAAGAATCCTGTTCTTGCCTCAACAACTGACGGTGTAGGTTCAAAATTACTAATAGCTATAGATGCAGATGACCTCACAACTATTGGTATTGATTTAGTAGCTATGAATGTTAATGATCTTTTAGTAATTGGAGCTCAACCTTTAATATTCTTAGACTATATAGCCACCCACTCGCTTAATATTAAACAAACGAAGGAAATAATTAAGGGAATATCAAAAGCTTGCATCTCTACCAATGTCTCTTTGGTTGGTGGAGAAACAGCTGAGATGCCAAGCTTGTATAGTAAAGGGAATTTTGATCTTGCTGGTTTTTGCGCTGGCATAGTTGAAAGAGATGAAATTTTTGACAATAGAAATATTGATAAAGATAATATAATAATAGGCCTGCCATCGGCAGGATACCACAGTAATGGATTCACCCTTTTAAGAGAAGTCTATTTTAATGAAAATAAATTCAAATTAAACCAACAAATAGGTAATAACAAAACTTTAAAAGATATACTCCTTGAACCAACAAAGATATACACAAATGAATTTAGAATAATCAAAGAGAGTAATATCAAACCTAAAGGTTGTGCTCATATAACAGGAGGCGGTTTATATGATAACATTAAAAGAATTTTGCCAGAAAATATTGATGCAGAAATTGATATAAATAGTTGGAACCCTCCCTTTTGCTTTGATTTTTTTATGAAGAATACTGATATATCTAAAAAAGAGATGTATAGGGTCTTTAATATGGGCATTGGAATGGTAATGATTTTTGGAAAAGATAAGACTGATAAGGTTAAGGAAGTCTTTATTAAAAATAATATTGATTACCACACAATTGGATTTACTAAGGAAGGCTGTGGTAATGTTATAATAAAAGGTTTGTAG
- the folE2 gene encoding GTP cyclohydrolase FolE2, whose protein sequence is MKDIQNSFDTRNINIDKVGIKDIKYPIILMDKNKGYQHTIASIDMFVRLPHQFKGTHMSRFIEILNNHRENINNDTITSMLVNMKSKLNSNSAHISLSFPYFIEKEAPVSKEKSLMGFSCKYIASDIDGTHDFITVVKVPVLSLCPCSKEISAFGAHNQRGMVVIKIRHKKMVWIEELVDIAETSSSAPTYSLLKRSDEKYITEFAYNNPTFVEDIVRNAAVKLNNDNRITWFYVSCENIESIHNHSAYAVVEKDKLAN, encoded by the coding sequence ATGAAAGATATTCAAAACTCATTTGATACAAGGAATATAAATATTGATAAAGTAGGTATTAAAGACATTAAATATCCTATTATATTAATGGATAAAAATAAGGGTTATCAACATACAATAGCAAGTATAGATATGTTTGTTAGATTGCCACACCAATTTAAAGGCACGCATATGTCAAGATTTATAGAGATTTTGAATAATCACAGAGAAAATATTAATAATGACACAATAACTTCAATGCTTGTTAATATGAAGAGCAAATTAAATTCTAATTCAGCTCATATATCTCTATCTTTTCCTTATTTTATTGAGAAAGAAGCCCCAGTATCAAAAGAGAAATCTTTAATGGGTTTTTCTTGCAAATATATAGCTAGTGATATTGATGGCACCCATGATTTTATCACTGTTGTAAAAGTACCAGTATTATCCCTATGCCCTTGTTCTAAGGAGATCAGTGCTTTTGGGGCTCATAACCAGAGGGGAATGGTAGTAATAAAAATTAGACATAAAAAGATGGTTTGGATTGAAGAATTAGTTGATATTGCAGAGACGTCTTCCTCAGCTCCCACATATTCACTTTTAAAAAGAAGTGATGAAAAATATATTACTGAATTTGCCTATAATAACCCTACTTTTGTTGAGGATATTGTTAGAAATGCTGCCGTAAAGCTTAATAATGATAATAGAATAACCTGGTTTTATGTATCCTGTGAAAATATTGAAAGCATACACAACCATTCAGCTTATGCTGTTGTTGAAAAAGACAAGCTAGCTAATTAA
- the purN gene encoding phosphoribosylglycinamide formyltransferase, with protein MINIAVFISGRGSNFKAINESIKNNYINNGKIVLLISNNEKALGLKYAYENKIQTKILSKHLAKDQRDNEILHTLKEHNIHLVCLAGYMSIIGKSIVNTYHNRIMNIHPSLLPSFPGLNAQKQALDYGVKITGCTLHFVDHLVDHGPIILQHAVHVEDSDDVTSLSDRILKYEHIIYPKGIKLFTENKLIVKGRKVYIKQ; from the coding sequence GTGATAAATATAGCAGTATTTATATCAGGGCGAGGCAGCAATTTTAAAGCAATAAATGAATCTATTAAAAACAATTATATAAATAATGGAAAAATTGTTTTACTTATCTCAAATAATGAAAAAGCATTGGGCTTAAAGTATGCCTATGAGAACAAAATACAAACAAAAATATTAAGTAAACATCTTGCCAAAGATCAAAGAGATAATGAAATATTGCACACTTTAAAAGAACACAATATACACCTTGTATGTCTTGCTGGATATATGAGCATTATAGGAAAATCAATAGTTAACACTTATCACAATCGCATAATGAATATACATCCATCCTTACTGCCTAGCTTCCCTGGTTTAAATGCACAAAAACAGGCATTAGACTATGGTGTAAAGATAACAGGTTGCACACTTCATTTTGTAGACCATCTAGTAGATCATGGTCCTATTATATTGCAACATGCAGTCCATGTGGAAGATTCTGATGATGTAACTTCATTATCTGATAGAATTTTAAAGTATGAACACATAATTTACCCGAAAGGCATAAAGTTATTTACAGAAAATAAGCTAATAGTAAAAGGCAGAAAGGTATATATTAAACAATAA
- a CDS encoding lyase family protein: protein FSFIELPDEFTTGSSIMPQKKNPDLLELIRGKCGSVYGNLISLLTILKGLPLSYNRDLQEDKTQIFDTIYNYKNTVKIIDRIVENVTVNRKRLSEAALDNYSTATDLADYLTMKGLPFRESHNITGKIVLYAIKEKKNLNELTLNEFKKFSDKISEDIYEFIDINNSINRKKSYGGTARVSVEKQIESGWKFVNAQNC, encoded by the coding sequence TTTTCCTTTATTGAATTGCCAGATGAATTTACTACTGGTAGTAGCATAATGCCACAGAAGAAAAATCCCGATCTACTTGAATTGATTAGAGGTAAATGTGGTTCTGTTTATGGAAATCTTATATCATTGTTAACCATCTTAAAAGGGCTGCCCTTGTCATATAATAGAGATTTACAAGAGGATAAAACTCAAATTTTTGATACTATTTATAACTATAAAAACACAGTTAAAATAATAGATAGAATTGTAGAAAATGTAACAGTTAATCGTAAAAGGCTAAGTGAAGCTGCATTAGATAATTACTCAACAGCAACTGATTTAGCTGATTATTTGACCATGAAAGGTCTCCCTTTTAGAGAGTCTCATAATATTACAGGAAAGATTGTTTTATATGCCATAAAAGAGAAGAAAAATCTAAATGAATTAACATTAAATGAGTTTAAAAAATTTTCTGACAAGATCAGTGAAGATATTTATGAATTTATCGATATCAATAATTCAATTAATAGAAAAAAATCTTATGGAGGTACTGCAAGAGTTTCAGTTGAAAAGCAGATTGAAAGTGGATGGAAATTTGTAAATGCGCAAAACTGTTAA
- a CDS encoding response regulator, with protein MLNIVVVDDSLTIHKIVEYAVDVESYNLYKFFSLEDFKNKANNITPHLLLLDHKLEGLNLKNFCHDIKEKYPTSKIILLLGAFEKADELYLEELNVDDYINKPFNSKALSAKIDKLAETIDVIENESNGSDVIEDDNLDYEKLLEKLEPIKEKKENNETGQEEKQVDELDIFDNNDQDLQDMRQAIKYIDQKDDINDLIRNKVYEIFDNIDLQDIIKDLIYKKLNESMESIDFSSYLKPVLEEEVKKNLDKILRDILEKELENSMDNIVKTIIPDIAEKLIKKEIENIKKGTNDK; from the coding sequence ATGTTAAACATAGTTGTCGTTGATGACAGCCTAACAATACATAAAATAGTAGAATATGCAGTTGATGTTGAAAGCTATAATTTATATAAGTTTTTTTCATTAGAGGATTTTAAAAATAAGGCTAACAATATAACCCCTCATTTATTGTTGTTGGACCATAAACTAGAAGGCCTTAATCTAAAGAACTTTTGCCATGATATAAAGGAAAAATATCCAACTTCAAAAATTATATTATTATTAGGTGCTTTTGAAAAAGCAGATGAACTTTATCTCGAAGAACTTAATGTAGACGACTATATTAATAAACCTTTTAACTCAAAAGCACTGTCAGCAAAAATTGACAAATTAGCGGAAACTATTGATGTTATAGAAAATGAGAGTAATGGAAGCGATGTAATAGAAGATGACAACCTAGATTATGAAAAATTATTAGAAAAATTGGAACCTATAAAAGAAAAAAAAGAAAATAACGAAACAGGCCAAGAAGAAAAGCAGGTAGATGAACTAGATATATTTGACAATAATGATCAGGATTTACAAGATATGAGACAAGCTATAAAATACATTGATCAAAAAGATGATATCAACGATTTAATCAGAAATAAAGTATATGAAATATTTGATAATATTGATTTACAAGATATAATTAAAGATTTAATATATAAAAAATTAAATGAATCAATGGAATCAATTGATTTTTCAAGCTATTTAAAACCAGTCTTAGAAGAAGAGGTTAAAAAAAATCTAGATAAAATATTAAGGGATATATTAGAAAAAGAGCTGGAAAACTCTATGGATAACATTGTTAAAACAATAATTCCTGATATAGCTGAAAAACTTATAAAAAAAGAAATCGAAAACATAAAGAAAGGGACAAATGATAAATGA